Genomic DNA from Halococcus agarilyticus:
TCATGAAACTCGACGAGCTGCTCGGAGAGACGTTGAACGTGGGCTGTGATGAGGTTTGGGAGAACGAGCGCACCCCGACACCCGTCAGGGTGTTCGGAGTGCGTCTCCATTCGATGGGGCAGTCGCTGCGCGAGGTCGTCGCGGTGTTCGAGTGGCTCGGCGTTGACCGTACCCACGGAGCGGTCTGGAACTGGACGCACGCGCTCGCGGAGAACCAGGCTGACCCGCCAACGTTCACGAGAGCGACGCTCTCGTGCAGCACATCAGAACGCTTCGCGTTCTGAGGACGGCGGAGCCGTCGCGGGTCGCCGTCGACGAGAAACAGATCACCGTCGACGGCGAGAAAAATGGCTCTACGCCGCGGTCGATACGGATTCAAAGCTGATTCTGGACGTAGAAGTGTTCAGCCGCCGCGGGACCGACCCCGCGTCGGCGTTCCTTCACCGTCTCACCGAGAAACACGACGTCTCAGATACCGAGTTTCTCACCGACGCAGGCGGGTATCTCACGGCGTTAGCTCGCCTCGACCTCCGCGGCGGACTCAACTACAGCGAACGGAATCTCATCGAGAAGTGGTTCCAAACCGTAGTAATGCGGATCGACCGCTTTCACTCGTTCTGGCGTGGGAGTCCAGCCAGCGCACGGCGCTGGCTGCGACGGTTCAGGCACTATTGTAACCACGATCGACCGAATCAAGCGCTCGACGGACGAACACCCGTCGAGGAGGTTCTCAACTAGACAGCGTCTCCTCAAACTGATCTACACGCCTCCAAGTAACGTGCATACAACTGTTACTGTTGTTCGATCTGAATTCACCGTTGAATACCGGGTACAATACTGTTACTGGTGCTCGTAAACTGAAGGGCTAGAGGAAAAAACCTGATCTCGACGAGAATCTCTATGCATAATAATCGATGACCGAAATCTTATTTTCCCCGCTCAAGCGCTCGCTGGGCTGGCCGTGCGAGCGCGGGCATGGTATCGCCAGTTCCGTGAGATCTCGCTCACCGCCGCAGTCTACAACGTCAAACAGGCCGTCAACCAATGAATTCTCTCGCCCTCTGTGGATTCAATAGACCCGTGTCAAACATGGTTATTACGAATCTGGATTCTCGTTTCCGGAGACGCCAGTTCGCGACTGGAGAAGATAACAAGCGTTCCATTGTTTATTCCCAGAATCGGCGTCGGACCGGACGCCGACTGCTCACGGTCCGCCGAAGGCCCGCCACGACGTCTCTCATATTCGACTGTGACGAACCATCACACATCCGTTCGACAGCATCGGAAGTGGCATTCGAATTAGGAGTCCGAGAGATTTACGTGGAACACGCTCAGGACCGAGGGGTCGCGCTCGTCTCGTTCTCGCCCATTGCCCGGAGGTGTATCAGTTCGATCTCATGGCGACGCTCTGCGACCTGTTCGAAATCCCGATCCCCAACGACTGGGACGCGCGACCGTTCACGCCCGCACTCTGGGGGATGTCATTTGATGGCCGCGAGGTCGTCGTTTGCGGGCACGGCACCCAAACGCTGGAAGGACCGTTCATCTACGTCCGCCCTGACGAGTCGCGAGCGCTCTACGGAGAGCGCGGCGAACTGGACGCACACGCGGCGGTTCTCAACCGGAGCGAGTCCACCTTTCCGAAGCTGTTAGACGAGCCCGCCGAACACCGCTGGCTCGGTATCAGAGCGACCACTTCCGCGTCAAGGCGGCCCCCGAACGGTAATTGTTATGTGACTGGTCCGAGTGACTACACACATCATGGTTGGAGACGGACGCGAGCGCTTCGAGGGACAGACCGCACTCGTCACGGGATCGACCAGGGGTATCGGCGCTGCCATCGCCGAACGGCTGGCGGCCGAGGGCGCGTCAGTCGTCGTCACCGGGAAAGCGACCGACGCCGGGGAGACTGTCGTCTCGGGATGGATGGACGTCGAACGGACGGCGAGCGACATGGCTGACGAGCGCAGGGCGGACCTCGAATCAAAGCACCCCGTCGCCCGGATGGGCCGGCCCGACGACCTCGCGTCGACGGTCGCGTTCCTGGCGAGCGACGAAGCGGGGTTCATCACTGGCGAGAGCGTCGTCATCGAGGACGACAACCTCCCGGACTACCGCGAGTGACGCTTAGCGAATGAGTAAGTTCGAGGTGCACGGCGTGTCGCGCGAGCATCCCGTACCGGGACTTTCGAGGCGTTTTTGTCACCGCTACCGGTTGCTTACAGACGATTAATTCCAACGCTCAGCCAAAGCGTTCCAACAAAAATTAATCGAGAGTCGTTATTCGGTCCAGACTTCGAGGGTGTGCGGGTCGACATCGACGGAGAGCGTCGACGTGGTCATGCTCCCGAGGTCGGTGAACCGCTCGGACTCGCTGAACGACTGGCCGGAGAGCGTCATCGACCCGCCGAGATCGATGTCGAACGACTTGGTTGAGCCGCTGTCGTTCAGGAGCGCGAGACCGCGATCGCCGTTCGGCGCTTCCCACGCCATCGCGACTCGAGTGGTGTCGTCGGCGTCGTCGCCGAGGACGGAGTAGCGCACCGAGTCGTGGGGGATCAGTTCGACGAACGGCACGATGCCGTTCCAATTGACGTCATTATAGGTCCACTCACCGACGTCGACGTCAATGCCGTCGTCCGAACTGTCTGAATCGCTTGGCGGGCGGAACCAGCCGAGCGAGTAGCCGTAGCCGGATTCGTCGTTGGCGACAGTCGTTGGCTTCAGCGCGTGGAGCCAGAAGAACGTCGGCGAATCCATGTAGACGAAGTGGTTCATGACCATCTTCGCCGTGTGGGTGAAGTTTGTGTTGCCGCCGAGGTACTCGAACTCAGTGTTGATCACCGGCCGCCCCAGCGCCTCGTCGCCGAGGCTCGACGTACCAACGAACGAATCCGGGTTGCCCGACGAGGTGAGCGCGTGCCAGGACCACATATCGATCAGTTCGAGCGCCTCCGGGTTGGAGCGGACCGCATCGCTCAACCCGTCCGACGGGACGGATCCCGTGTTGTGGTCGGGGCCGTGGATTCGCACCGATGGGAACTCTGAACGAATGCGTTGACCGACGACGTGGAGCGCGTCGGCGTACTCCCCGTTACCGTACCCGCACTTCGAGTATCCCCCGCCCTTGACGTGGGGTTCGTTCTGGAGCGACCAGATGGAGGCGTCGATGCCGTTCTGGTCCAGCATCTGCATGTCCGTAACCATGGCGTCGGCCATGTCCGCCAGCGCTGTCGTTGATGTGGATTCGAGCCCCTCGTAGAGGTAGTCGTCGCTGCTCTTGAAGTAGGGCGTTGGCGACCAGTAGGTCGGCATGACCTTCGTCCCCGACTGCTGGACCGTCTCGGCGATGTCGGCGATCTGGCCCGCGTACCGTCCCTCCAGCAGCCGCTCCTGCGAGTCCGTCCCGCGGAGGTAGAGCCCCATTGCCAGCCGGACGTGCCGGAAATTGCTCAGCATCTCAGAGTACCAGCGTTGCGCTTCACTATCCGAGAGGGCCTCCGGGACGCGTTCGTCGGTACACGACGACATGTCGTTGTTCGCGCCGATGCAGTCGAACTGTATCTCACAGCCCATTCCCTCGATGTGCTGTCGGGGGTCGTCCCAGTCGACGCCGAACTCGACGTTCGGCGTCTCGCTCGCCGGGACAAACCGGATCGCATCGGCGACAACGTAGCCGTCGGCGTCGTTCGACAGTTCGACGCCGTGGCCGCTGCCCGGCGAGAACGTGTACGTGCTGGAGCCGAGTTGCTGCCAGTCCTCCTGTGCTCCCCGAATATCGACCCTGACGGTGTCAGACCCGTTCGCGTGGTCGATCGCGTACGGCGCAGCGCTCGCGTACGACGAGGAGCCATGGGGCAAGTACACCCAGACACTGTAGTCGCCCTGCGAGGACAGAGTTGGTTCCCAGCGGGCGGTCGCCCCGCCCGACCCGGAATTCGCGGTTCGATATCCCTGTCCGAAGAAGCCCGGATTGTACTCGCTGGTATCCCACGTCCCGCTCAGCGTCGCGTCGCCGTCGTCGTAGAGCAGATCGGCCGTCGTCCGCGGCGCGGCGTTCGCCTGGAACGAGGACAGCGACCCCATGCCGGCGCCGTTGACCGGGTAAACGACGTAGTGGTAGGTCGTGCCGTTCGAGACGCCGGTGTCCGTGTAGATCGTCGATGACGTGGTGTCGATCTGTGAGTACGACCCGCCACTCGTCGTCGAGCGGTGAACCTCGTACGACGTTGCGCCGCTCACCGACCGCCAGGAGAGGTCAACCGCGCCGTCCCTGGACCTCGCCCTGAGTGCCTTGGGTGAGGCTCGCGGCGGTGCTTGCGTGGGTGTCGCCGACGCTTCGCTCGCGTTACCGCTCTCGTCAGTACTCGTATTGGCGCTCACGGTGTAGTAGTAGGTGGTGCCGTTCGAGACGCCCTCGTCGACGTAGTACATCGACGCGGGCGCGTCGCCGATGCCGAGCGGGTTCGATATGTTCGACGCGATGGTCTGGTACGGTCCCTCGCTCGATGTCGCCCGCTTGAGGTTGTACGTCACGCCGGCGACATTGTCCCACTCCAGGTACGTGCGCCCGTCGTCGGCCTGCACGGTCAACCCCCTCGGGATCTCGGCTGGGACGACCTTCTCGAACTTCACGCCGTCCGCAAAGACGTACTTGGCGCCGACGTCGTCGTTCGACACCTCAACATACCCGTTCGTTCCCGACGTAAACGTGAACGACGAACTCCCGAGTCGATGCCACTGGCTGCCTTTGACGTTCTGGTCGAAGTCGACGGTCTGCGTCCCTCCGTCGTAACTCACCGTATAGGGCGCTCGAGTGCCCGAGTCTTCGTTCCCTTCGGGAACCTGCACGTAGATCTCGTACTCGCCGTCGGCGGGCAAGTCGGGCGTGTAGCGCGCGGTGCTGCCGCCACTACCGTCGTTCGCATAGATGTAGTCGCTGCCGTAGTAACCGCTCCTGAAGGTCGAACTCGTCCACGTCCCTGACGTGGTCGCATCTGGATTGTCCAGGGTGACCGCCCGCTGGACGAACTTGATCCCGTCGGCGAAGACGTACTTGGCGCCGACGTCGTCGTTCGACACCTCAACATACCCGTTCGTTCCCGCGGCGAACGGGAACGCCGAACTGCTGAGTTGGTACCACTGCCCACCAGAAACGTTCTGATCGAAGTCAATCGTCTGGCTTTCTTCTGAGTGACTCACCGTATAGGGCGCTCGAGTGCCCGAGTCTTCGTTCCCTTCGGGAACCTGCACGTAGATCTCGTACTCGCCGTCGGCGGGCAGGTCGGGCGTGTAGCGCGCGGTGCTGCCGCCACTGCCGTCGTTCGCATAGATGTAGTCGCTGCCGTAGTAACCGCTCCTGAAGGTCGAACTCGTCCACGTCCCTGACGTGGTCGCATCTGGATTGTCCAGAACTACCTCGTTAGTCGCCGCGGCCCCCGTTTGAACGAACGGGTACACCGCGCCCGCGGACAGGAGTTTCAGCAGGCTGCGCCGCTCGATCGGTGTATCGGTACCCCTCGCATCGCTCTCGTTACCGTTCATGATTACATCCCTGGCACCGGCAAGGCCGTAGCTTGCATGCCACTTCACGGCACACAACTATCATAAATAAAATTTTCGGTGTCAGCATCACGTCGTGTTCATGGGCGAACACCAGAGACGCGGACGAGGCGATTACTTCTCGAATCGCACGGCGTCAGCGATGACGTACCCGCTCGTTCCGTCGTTTCAAATCGTGACCAATTCTCCAGTTCCGGCGGTGAAGTCATAGGAGCTGATCGCGTTCCACTACCCACTATTCGCGGTCATCTTGACCGAAACCGCGTCGCTCCCGCCGTCGTACGCTACGTCGATCGGGACCGACGACGCGCGGCTGCTAGTCGCGTTCTATAGGGATCAACAGAGGTACTCATAGATCTGCGGCGAGTTGAGCGCTGGCAGCGTCGTTGCGAGATATGTCTTGACGTCGTCGAGCGTTCGAAACAGCCAGTTGGCTTGAGCTTCTCTCAGCTGCCGCCAGCAGTTTTCGAGCGGATTCAGTTCCGGCGAATGTGGCGGCAAGAATTCCAGAAGCAGGCCGCCTCGGACGGCCTGCTTCTTCAGCGTCTTCGCGATGAAGTAGCGGGCGTTGTCCAAGACGATCACCAGCTTCTCACCGAATCTTGTTGTATCGCTCGATAAAGTGCTTGGCGACCTCAGCGTTGAACTGGTTCGGTGTGAGAGCAACGAATCGGTCGCCATCGTCGGTGACCGCACCCAGCATGTTCATACGCTTGCGAACGCCCGAGACTGCCGGTCTCGGGCGTGAGTTCACCGGGAACCAGCCACGTTTTTGCTCGGTGGCAACCGTCTGCATGTGCTGATCGATGGCGACGATGCGATAGCCCTCAGCCTTCAGCGTCGGCCACTTTTTTGAACTCCGCGCGCCACCTTCGTTGTACCTCGGGATCGGCCTTGTAGTGGATCGGCCGGGCTGTCTGGACGGACAGCCCGGCCTCGTGGAGCAGTCGTCGGCAGTGCTTTGAGGTTAGGTGATATCAAAGGTCTCCTCCAGAGACGTGCGTGCGAGCGCCGGCGACCACGCCGGCGCGTCGTACCCGACTTCGGTCGGCACAGCGTTCACCGCAGCCACGAAGCGTTGGTGGTTCTCACGGCTCAGCAATCGTGGTCGACCGGGGCGTGGGGTATCATGAAGCGCGGCATCGATGCCGCGCTCCGCGAACCGATCGTGCCAGTCGTAGACGGTCTGTTCGGGCACTCCGTATTTCGCTTCAATCTTTGCCGGTGAGAGTCCCAATTTGTATTCTAACGCCGCAGTCAGACGCTTGACCGCCTTTGGGTCGGTTTCCTCAATGAACCGCTGGTGGAGGTGAGCCGTGCTCACCCCCGCCAGCTTGTCTCCACGCTTCGTCATGGATAAATAGAGGCGTTCAGAGAATATACCCTAAGCCGGAAGTCTTGACACAGTAGCGAAGCAGATACTGGTATGGGCAAGAAGAGAACCAAGATCCCCGACCTGACGAAGGGTCGAGTCCGCGAGCAACTCGCGGACGAGACCGATCCGAAGGCGATCAAACGTCTCACCGCCGCTCGCGAATATCTGGAAGGGCTCTCTGGCGGTGAGATCGAAACGAAGTACAGGTGGGATCGCCAGACCGTCTACAACTGGCTCGATCGCTTCGAAGAGCGCGGCTTCGACGCCGCGCTCTACGATGATTCCCGTCCCGGACGCCCCTCAGAACTCAGCAACCAACAGTTCGAGCAATTCACCGCTGTCCTCCACGAATTGCCTGAAGAAACCGGATACGATGCCCCAGCAGCATGGAGTACAGCTCTCGCCCAACACTATCTCATCGAAGCATTCGACATCGGCTTCTCCCGCCGCCACGTCCGCCGATTGATGCACAAGACCGGGGTCTCACCGAAGAGACCCCGGCCAGAACCAGCGTCTGCCGACGAAGAGGAGCGTGAAGAGTTCGAAGAGACAGTCGAAAAAAAGTAGGCTACCGTGACGAGGACGCGACAGTCGTCACGATTGATCAGACCCGCAAAGCGGTTGGTGCAGACCTCTACGCGGCGTGGTTCCCAGTTGGCGAGAGGCCGACCGTGGGCGTGTCGGTCTCTCGCGAAGGCGTAAATTTCCTTGGAGCAGTGACGGAGTACGGTGAAACGACGGTGCTGGAGTGTGGCGGATCGTTCACCGGCAAGGTGACGATCCGCTTTTTGGAGCACCTCCAAACGAAGTTCGGTGAGAAGCTGGTTGTGTTGTTGGATCAGGCGACGTACTTCACCGCCAGAGCGGTGAAGGACTTCGTAGCCGAGGAACCGATCGAGTTGGTGTACTTCCCGACGGGATCACCAGACCTGAATCCGACTGAAGAATACTGGCGGCGGCTCAAACTCGTTCTCGGAAACCGCTACTTCGGTACTTGTGCTAAGATTCGATCAGCAGTTTGGTCAGCACTCGAATCGATCAGTCCACCAGGAGTGTATCAATATCTCTGTCTTTGAGTATATGAGCACTTCCGTGGATCCCTATAGCAATATAATCTCACATCTCAATTCGACACCGCCTACGGGGAGAACCATGGGTGAATATATTGACGCTAAGTCAGCGGTGAAGCAAGTATCACGCCGGAGTGCCCCTCTGTCAGCAATACGTCTCGAAATGGTCCGCTACACCACCCACATTCGTACATTGATCAACGACCAGGGGACGACCCACCAGCACAACGCGATCAACAGGGGGAGTTCACTGAGCACTCAGCTGTCAGGCGAACTGAGACAAAAGGTGATAGAATCAATTGGAGAAAATTGTCCATCGATGGTTCGACTAATCATTCCTCTGAATAATTGTAGTGGAGGGCAGTCATCATACGAAACACGGGGAATCGTGATTCCAAAGCCAGGTATGGAATGGAAGGTACCATGGTACAGTAACCGATGCCACACCCAGCGACATCGACTTCGAAAAGTTCCATTATAAATGTTTGCTGTAGTGATTTTCAGTAGGGCAAAGACGCCATACCCATTTGGAAAACAGACTCGTCTCAGACAAATCTACGCTCTTGTGAATCACATTGTTGGTGAGTCAAAGCACCTTCCGAAGAACGTGTCTTAGGGCTTCGCGGCCAGGTTTGCGGTAGATTCGTCTTCGTAGCTGAAACGCTCTCAGATAGTGCGTGAGCTTGTCCTTTGAAACGCCTCGATGAGGCGAGAGCCACGATCGCACCAGCGATCCGTGGCTTTCGCAGGTGTTTACATGAACGTCGCCATCGACGTACTCGTTGTTCGCGTGGATGACCGACTCGCGGTGAAACCGCTCGTCGTCATCCAGCGGATCATACGCCCGAAACCCATCGGTATAGACCGATAATGGCTCCTTCTCGCGGTTCGCGAGAAGGAGTCGAACCGTTGATTCGTCCGCTGACTTCGCCGGCACGACGTACCGACTTCCAGTTCCGCGGTCAACAAGGGTGAACACTGGCGGTTTGTCACCCTCGTAGGTTCCACGCCCGCGCGTGGAAAGGCCTCGCGAGCGCGACGGACGGTCGCGCTCGCGGCCCTTCATCCCAGCTGAGACGTATAGTTCGTCGATCTCGACGGGACCGCGCAACTCGATTGAAGGCGCGTCGAGTGC
This window encodes:
- a CDS encoding golvesin C-terminal-like domain-containing protein; translated protein: MNGNESDARGTDTPIERRSLLKLLSAGAVYPFVQTGAAATNEVVLDNPDATTSGTWTSSTFRSGYYGSDYIYANDGSGGSTARYTPDLPADGEYEIYVQVPEGNEDSGTRAPYTVSHSEESQTIDFDQNVSGGQWYQLSSSAFPFAAGTNGYVEVSNDDVGAKYVFADGIKFVQRAVTLDNPDATTSGTWTSSTFRSGYYGSDYIYANDGSGGSTARYTPDLPADGEYEIYVQVPEGNEDSGTRAPYTVSYDGGTQTVDFDQNVKGSQWHRLGSSSFTFTSGTNGYVEVSNDDVGAKYVFADGVKFEKVVPAEIPRGLTVQADDGRTYLEWDNVAGVTYNLKRATSSEGPYQTIASNISNPLGIGDAPASMYYVDEGVSNGTTYYYTVSANTSTDESGNASEASATPTQAPPRASPKALRARSRDGAVDLSWRSVSGATSYEVHRSTTSGGSYSQIDTTSSTIYTDTGVSNGTTYHYVVYPVNGAGMGSLSSFQANAAPRTTADLLYDDGDATLSGTWDTSEYNPGFFGQGYRTANSGSGGATARWEPTLSSQGDYSVWVYLPHGSSSYASAAPYAIDHANGSDTVRVDIRGAQEDWQQLGSSTYTFSPGSGHGVELSNDADGYVVADAIRFVPASETPNVEFGVDWDDPRQHIEGMGCEIQFDCIGANNDMSSCTDERVPEALSDSEAQRWYSEMLSNFRHVRLAMGLYLRGTDSQERLLEGRYAGQIADIAETVQQSGTKVMPTYWSPTPYFKSSDDYLYEGLESTSTTALADMADAMVTDMQMLDQNGIDASIWSLQNEPHVKGGGYSKCGYGNGEYADALHVVGQRIRSEFPSVRIHGPDHNTGSVPSDGLSDAVRSNPEALELIDMWSWHALTSSGNPDSFVGTSSLGDEALGRPVINTEFEYLGGNTNFTHTAKMVMNHFVYMDSPTFFWLHALKPTTVANDESGYGYSLGWFRPPSDSDSSDDGIDVDVGEWTYNDVNWNGIVPFVELIPHDSVRYSVLGDDADDTTRVAMAWEAPNGDRGLALLNDSGSTKSFDIDLGGSMTLSGQSFSESERFTDLGSMTTSTLSVDVDPHTLEVWTE
- a CDS encoding IS630 family transposase (programmed frameshift), which produces MGKKRTKIPDLTKGRVREQLADETDPKAIKRLTAAREYLEGLSGGEIETKYRWDRQTVYNWLDRFEERGFDAALYDDSRPGRPSELSNQQFEQFTAVLHELPEETGYDAPAAWSTALAQHYLIEAFDIGFSRRHVRRLMHKTGVSPKRPRPEPASADEEEREEFEDSRKKVGYRDEDATVVTIDQTRKAVGADLYAAWFPVGERPTVGVSVSREGVNFLGAVTEYGETTVLECGGSFTGKVTIRFLEHLQTKFGEKLVVLLDQATYFTARAVKDFVAEEPIELVYFPTGSPDLNPTEEYWRRLKLVLGNRYFGTCAKIRSAVWSALESISPPGVYQYLCL
- a CDS encoding transposase, which produces MIVLDNARYFIAKTLKKQAVRGGLLLEFLPPHSPELNPLENCWRQLREAQANWLFRTLDDVKTYLATTLPALNSPQIYEYLC
- a CDS encoding SDR family oxidoreductase, producing the protein MVGDGRERFEGQTALVTGSTRGIGAAIAERLAAEGASVVVTGKATDAGETVVSGWMDVERTASDMADERRADLESKHPVARMGRPDDLASTVAFLASDEAGFITGESVVIEDDNLPDYRE
- a CDS encoding winged helix-turn-helix domain-containing protein, which translates into the protein MLHEAGLSVQTARPIHYKADPEVQRRWRAEFKKVADAEG
- a CDS encoding transposase — encoded protein: MKAEGYRIVAIDQHMQTVATEQKRGWFPVNSRPRPAVSGVRKRMNMLGAVTDDGDRFVALTPNQFNAEVAKHFIERYNKIR
- a CDS encoding helix-turn-helix domain-containing protein, whose protein sequence is MTKRGDKLAGVSTAHLHQRFIEETDPKAVKRLTAALEYKLGLSPAKIEAKYGVPEQTVYDWHDRFAERGIDAALHDTPRPGRPRLLSRENHQRFVAAVNAVPTEVGYDAPAWSPALARTSLEETFDIT